ATAGAGCCCGTAGTTGCAGTTGGAGCGGGAGTGATGCATGTTATGATGCGTGGAAGTGTTGAACCAGCGCGTTATGACGCCGCGCGTCCATCCGGATGGGTAGAATTCGTAGCCGCTGTGCGCCGCGACGTTGAGCAGCATGGCATAGGCGGCGTGAATCAACACCGCCGAGAAGTGCACAGGAACGATCAAGGTAAATACCAGCAAATAAGCGGCCTCCAGTACCGCTTCCAGCGGGTGAAAGGCGTAGGCGGCAAAAGGACTGGGATTGCTGGAAAGGTGATGAACGCGGTGCACGTACTTGAACAGCAGGCGGTGGTGCATGGCTCGATGCGCCCAGTAAAAGTAGGTTTCATGCCAGACGGTTAGCAGCGCCAGCGAGACTGCGTACCAGAGCCAGCCATGGCGTTCCACATCGCGGTAGATGGCGCCGATGCCAAGTTTGGAAAGGACCACGCTGAGCAAAGCAACGCTGGCAAAAATGATCAAGGTGCTGAATGAATAGCGAATCTCCGTCCAGATCCGCTCTGCTGCGGGCCACTTCTGCTGGATGCGAGCCGGCCAGAATGTGCGACGCCCCAGCACCCAGAGAGTCAGAAAAACCAGACCGGCTACGGGATAGTAGCGAATGAAGTTCATGAAAAGCTGGAAGCCGGCAATGGTCGCCAGACAGTCGGCGGAAAGATCGCAGGATAAAATCTGTTGCATGGGGCGAGGATAGCACGAGCGCCGGGCCCATTCGACCAGCTGGATCGCATTGGACCCGCGTCGCGGTCCAGAAGTATACAATTGGACTTAGCCGCCGGCCTTTTTCTGGCGATGCTGACGGCGGTAGTCGGTAGGCGTCAACCCGCAATGGCGCTGGAAGGCAAGGTTGAAAGTCGATTTTGCGGCAAAGCCCGAGTCGTAGGCGATAGAAAGAATGCTGCGCGACGGGGATTCCAGCAACAATTGTCGGGCATGCTGGATGCGAAAGCCGTTTATGTATGTGACAAAACTGACGCCCAGTCGTGCATTGAAAAACTCGGAAAGCTGGTGTGCGGTAGCGCCCAGTCGTTCGGCCAAACCTTCCAGGCTGAGATCTTCCTCCGTGTAGAGTTCCTCTTCTTGCATTAAGCGCTGCAGCTTTTCTTGCAAGCTTGCCAGATCCAGAGCGCCCAGCCGCGAATATTCGTAGCGAGCCTGTTTGACTTCGGCCTGCAGCTCGCTCAAGAAGTGCGGGTAGCGTCTGCCGGCCAGATACAGAATTGGAATCAAGAGCCCGGAAGCGCCAACTGCCAGACGCGTCAGGTCCAGACGGCGCTGCGGCAATATGATCAAAATACAAAGACATAGGAGCAGCGTCAGCAACAGCAGGATGGCAAAGAGACGCGTACGCGGATCGCGATAGAGGATTTGCGGGCGAAGCGAGACGCGCAGTCGCCAGGCGCCGGCGCTGAGCAACAGGATCTGGTAGACCATCGCCGCAGCAAATACCAGTCCGGGGCCCGCCTGTCTCAGAGTGGACTGTGGTGAGAGCATCTTTTCCAGGGCGAGAAGTTTCTCCTCGCCGCTCAGCATCAGCCACGGGCAGACCAGCGCCAGGCCAATCAATGCGGGACCAAAGCGATAGAGATAGCGCCGCCAGCCGTGCGGTCCTTCATCCTCTCTGCCCAGCGCCAGCTGAAAAAAACGTCCGGAAAGCGGCGCCAGCAGCAGCGCCAGCGGTCCATTCCAGAACAGCAGAAATGTTGGCGGCGGCGATGCGGCGCCAAAGATAGCCCATCCGTGCCAGAGCAAGATGGCGTAAATGCCGTAGATCGCTGCCAGCAGTCGTCTGCCTTCCGCAAGCCCCTCGCGATGCAGCAAT
Above is a genomic segment from Leptospirales bacterium containing:
- a CDS encoding helix-turn-helix domain-containing protein, which encodes MVHLALLSAFMALVLAAGELLHREGLAEGRRLLAAIYGIYAILLWHGWAIFGAASPPPTFLLFWNGPLALLLAPLSGRFFQLALGREDEGPHGWRRYLYRFGPALIGLALVCPWLMLSGEEKLLALEKMLSPQSTLRQAGPGLVFAAAMVYQILLLSAGAWRLRVSLRPQILYRDPRTRLFAILLLLTLLLCLCILIILPQRRLDLTRLAVGASGLLIPILYLAGRRYPHFLSELQAEVKQARYEYSRLGALDLASLQEKLQRLMQEEELYTEEDLSLEGLAERLGATAHQLSEFFNARLGVSFVTYINGFRIQHARQLLLESPSRSILSIAYDSGFAAKSTFNLAFQRHCGLTPTDYRRQHRQKKAGG
- a CDS encoding sterol desaturase family protein; the protein is MQQILSCDLSADCLATIAGFQLFMNFIRYYPVAGLVFLTLWVLGRRTFWPARIQQKWPAAERIWTEIRYSFSTLIIFASVALLSVVLSKLGIGAIYRDVERHGWLWYAVSLALLTVWHETYFYWAHRAMHHRLLFKYVHRVHHLSSNPSPFAAYAFHPLEAVLEAAYLLVFTLIVPVHFSAVLIHAAYAMLLNVAAHSGYEFYPSGWTRGVITRWFNTSTHHNMHHSRSNCNYGLYFNFWDRIMGTNHRDYDGVFEEVVARRKAGATARIKTPAEADAALP